A single region of the Podospora pseudopauciseta strain CBS 411.78 chromosome 1, whole genome shotgun sequence genome encodes:
- a CDS encoding hypothetical protein (COG:S; EggNog:ENOG503P8MZ) has product MPELRENPKQRDIVGDAAQENALQAPEEISNQARGHKANLSNPNTSEQSKENSKQKLEELGGEGAFFSKDSK; this is encoded by the exons ATGCCTGAACTCCGCGAGAACCCCAAGCAGCGTGACATCGTCGGCGATGCGGCTCAGGAAAATGCCCTTCAGGCTCCCGAGGAGATTAGCAACCAGGCCCGCGGCCACAAGGCCAATTTGAGCAACCCAA ACACAAGCGAGCAGTCCAAGGAAAACTCCAAGCAGAAGCTCGAggagcttggtggtgagggtgcaTTCTTCAGCAAGGATTCTAAATAG
- a CDS encoding hypothetical protein (EggNog:ENOG503PAEJ; COG:U) has protein sequence MGEPEQSMIFIMGLSGSGKSRFVNLLRQNSVREGAGLQSETQECQIVQLRLKDKLVSVVDTPGFGDSRKTDAEILSTISDFLILQHAAGFRLSGIIWLHPIEQQRMRRPDLQALTMFHDLCGKDALSAVTLLTTRWDHVKDERTGAMRERELRRSFWRDMIDHGANAQRFNGSSEMAKSIVRRLLRNKPVILQIQKDSMESGKRLRDTAAGARIMEDLEVDLKRQEEKVKKAERELKAGAQSGDQAAEQALRTRYEAEARERERLISSCQRMNADLGQEIMEKWDRVQKDSPQAGAGSDSDSCLEHEKQVPHKGTAPKIENTRRNRWKGRVSAFANVLGLTLSAVVHIVLPLAGIAVC, from the exons ATGGGCGAGCCTGAACAAAGCATGATTTTCATCATGGGCCTCTCGGGTTCCGGCAAGTCAAGATTTGTAAACCTCTTGCGACAGAATTCGGTGCGCGAGGGAGCAGGTCTGCAATCAG AAACCCAGGAATGTCAAATCGTGCAGCTGCGACTGAAGGACAAGCTAGTGTCGGTTGTCGACACTCCAGGATTTGGCGACTCCCGAAAGACCGACGCCGAAATACTGTCAACCATATCCGACTTTCTCATTCTTCAGCATGCAGCTGGTTTCCGACTGAGCGGTATCATCTGGCTGCATCCAATTGAACAACAGAGAATGCGTAGACCAGACCTCCAGGCCCTTACCATGTTCCATGATCTCTGCGGCAAGGATGCTCTCTCAGCCGTTACCCTACTCACCACTAGATGGGATCATGTTAAAGACGAGAGGACTGGCGCCATGCGCGAGCGGGAGTTGCGGAGGAGTTTCTGGAGGGATATGATCGACCACGGTGCCAACGCGCAACGCTTCAATGGCTCCTCAGAGATGGCGAAGTCAATCGTGCGGCGCTTGCTACGCAATAAACCGGTGATATTGCAAATCCAAAAGGATAGCATGGAGTCAGGCAAGAGGCTACGTGATACCGCTGCAGGGGCTAGAATTATGGAAGATCTTGAGGTTGATCTGAAGAGACAGGAGGAGAAAGTAAAGAAGGCCGAGCGGGAACTCAAAGCCGGGGCACAATCTGGTGATCAGGCGGCCGAACAAGCCTTACGAACACGGTACGAAGCAGAAGCGAGGGAAAGGGAGCGGCTCATCTCGAGCTGTCAACGAATGAATGCAGATCTGGGCCAAGAGATAATGGAAAAGTGGGACAGGGTTCAAAAAGATTCACCACAGGCCGGAGCCGGGTCTGACTCGGACTCGTGCCTCGAACATGAGAAGCAAGTACCTCACAAGGGCACAGCTCCGAAAATCGAAAACACTCGAAGGAACAGGTGGAAAGGGCGGGTTTCTGCCTTTGCGAATGTTCTTGGCTTGACCCTGAGTGCGGTGGTCCACATTGTTCTTCCATTGGCTGGTATTGCCGTCTGCTGA
- a CDS encoding hypothetical protein (EggNog:ENOG503P9FU), translated as MFDKVFRPINDTANSSRKGRSRLPEPVRPPTRGGIFPKAGTQAKAPQIPQRMSSASQSLPWPASPSTNSFHLRQLKQELAEKDRKVKILCEEVEGLKKEKESLEREIDQYDDECFKMEAENQQLRDAFVALKGNPNHHIDDGVVQSRFGEIKFTIEQIVSIRYSSSTTISKSIRLDRPSKQLFSNLAEDLDRYLTQPVGKALLIEAFIWNFLISEVFSGNGMLWAGKAFEHVKFLSRELENDTVSLADLYRWNAHTASMLFSMYDLDKRRIQKIASNLRASLEPWQNKSFKEGQCDSLDKLVLLAAKLDADLARSRAEYMVFMLETTEALNGLAKNKYGVPFDQDYMELQSGNNDRCGDVELVVSPTVAKVGDSDGENYDCCTVLVRAKVICGGSKAGRRQQSASTPSNSFQPQR; from the exons ATGTTTGACAAGGTATTCCGACCGATAAATGACACAGCGAATTCAAGCCGCAAAGGTCGTAGCAGGTTGCCAGAACCAGTTCGTCCGCCCACTCGTGGAGGGATATTCCCAAAAGCAGGCACTCAAGCAAA AGCACCACAGATACCACAACGGATGTCAAGTGCCAGTCAATCTCTACCATGGCCAGCAAGTCCTTCAACAAACTCTTTCCACCTGAGACAATTGAAGCAAGAGCTTGCTGAAAAAGACCGCAAGGTGAAGATTCTctgcgaggaggttgagggattgaagaaggagaaggaaagcCTGGAGAGGGAAATCGATCAGTACGACGACGAGTGCTTCAAGATGGAAGCAGAAAACCAACAGCTTCGCGATGCCTTTGTTGCCCTCAAGGGTAACCCCAACCATCACATCGACGACGGTGTAGTCCAGTCGCGATTCGGGGAAATCAAGTTCACCATCGAACAGATCGTTTCTATCCGTTATTCAAGCTCCACAACGATATCCAAAAGTATCCGATTAGACCGTCCCTCCAAGCAGCTATTTTCGAATCTGGCGGAGGATTTGGATCGCTACCTAACACAACCAGTGGGAAAGGCCCTCTTGATAGAGGCATTTATCTGGAATTTCCTCATTTCGGAAGTTTTCAGCGGCAACGGGATGCTCTGGGCTGGCAAAGCATTTGAGCATGTCAAGTTTTTATCTCGTGAGCTTGAGAACGATACTGTTTCTCTGGCTGATCTTTACAGGTGGAACGCACACACAGCATCAATGTTGTTTTCCATGTATGACCTGGACAAAAGACGCATACAAAAAATTGCTTCGAATCTAAGAGCCAGCTTAGAACCTTGGCAGAATAAGTCTTTCAAGGAGGGACAATGCGACTCTCTAGACAAGCTTGTGCTCCTGGCAGCAAAATTGGACGCCGATTTGGCCAGGAGCAGAGCTGAATATATGGTCTTCATGCTGGAGACCACCGAAGCGCTCAATGGGCTTGCGAAGAACAAATACGGGGTTCCTTTTGACCAGGACTACATGGAGCTTCAGAGCGGAAACAATGACAGGTGCGGGGATGTGGAGCTTGTAGTATCCCCAACGGTGGCTAAGGTCGGGGACTCGGACGGGGAGAATTACGATTGCTGTACTGTGCTGGTGCGAGCAAAGGTAATCTGTGGTGGCTCAAAAGCTGGTCGTCGCCAACAGTCtgcatcaaccccctcaaactcttTTCAGCCTCAAAGATAG
- a CDS encoding hypothetical protein (EggNog:ENOG503P0QR): MFTLTRFTRHTILILFFITLSFLFYHSYRNPPTQKGSSFLTSIPEILKPLTSGKHPPPRYKPTPSWLPPPVFDPFPLLANTAADPPPIPEYNIPRPEMHKEYGLDRAPPLFIGFTRQWPMLLQAVVSYITAGWPPENIYVVENTGVHNMNKQGRLTLQNPFYLNHTTLHRLGVTVVQTPVLLTFAQMQNFFLSIAYQEDHPYYFYSHQDVLVFSFEEGLDFISRPADGNWEFYSEAEKKEILSPVQAGKDGYRTIYENCLRDLQTVIKRKERWGFRWYQYDHLTLVNREAMEAVGGWDSLIPYYATDCDMNGKMGMDGWTMKPRRVGIINDVSTVLEDLEVLYRNKYKMPKFIDPAPLPPEKEAKIAKAKAEKEEKERKEKEEKEGKAKREEHGLPADQLQYFRALRAVGDEMGKYKYRDGAEQRNNWQRAQRGGEGEPFYYNADGFHSAFWTLTDAGRRIYEEKWGHRGCDLASGTSLTLKDQWRVEKDWEKKKEDKKN; encoded by the coding sequence ATGTTCACCCTCACGCGATTCACGCGACACACAATCCTCATCCTTTTCTTCATCACACTCTCTTTTCTATTTTATCACTCTTACAGAAATCCGCCAACGCAGAAAGGCTCCTCATTTCTTACATCAATCCCAGAAATTCTGAAGCCTCTCACTTCTGGGAAGCATCCGCCGCCGCGATACAAGCCAACACCATCATGGCTCCCCCCACCCGTTTTCGACCCATTCCCCTTGCTGGCGAATACCGCCGCCGATCCCCCACCAATACCCGAGTACAATATTCCTCGTCCTGAAATGCACAAGGAATACGGCCTCGACCGCGCCCCCCCGCTCTTCATCGGCTTCACCCGACAGTGGCCCATGCTCCTCCAAGCAGTCGTCAGCTACATCACCGCGGGGTGGCCGCCAGAGAACATCTACGTGGTTGAAAACACCGGAGTGCACAACATGAACAAGCAAGGCAGACTCACCCTCCAGAACCCCTTCTacctcaaccacaccaccctccaccgaCTGGGCGTCACCGTAGTCCAAACCCCCGTTCTGCTTACCTTTGCCCAAATGCAAAACTTCTTTCTGTCGATAGCCTACCAGGAAGACCACCCCTATTACTTCTACAGTCACCAAGACGTCCTCGTCTTCTCGTTTGAGGAAGGCCTCGACTTCATCAGCCGACCGGCAGACGGCAACTGGGAATTCTACAgcgaggcggagaagaaggagataTTGTCTCCTGTCCAGGCCGGCAAAGATGGCTACCGGACGATTTACGAGAACTGCCTCCGCGACTTGCAAACAGTGATCAAAAGAAAGGAGCGCTGGGGTTTTAGATGGTATCAGTACGACCACTTGACGCTTGTCAACAGGGAGGCAATGGAGGCTGTAGGCGGGTGGGACTCCCTGATTCCGTACTATGCAACGGACTGCGATATGAATGGCAAGATGGGGATGGACGGGTGGACCATGAagccgaggagggtggggatcATCAATGATGTTTCCACCGTGCTGGAGGACTTGGAAGTACTCTATCGGAACAAGTACAAGATGCCAAAGTTTATCGATCCAGCGCCGTTGCCGCCGGAGAAGGAGGCAAAGATCGCAAAGGCCAAggcggaaaaggaggagaaggagcggaaggagaaggaggaaaaggagggcaAGGCAAAAAGAGAGGAACACGGATTGCCTGCTGATCAGCTACAGTATTTCCGAGCTTTGAGGGCCGTGGGCGATGAGATGGGCAAGTACAAGTATCGGGATGGGGCTGAACAGCGGAACAACTGGCAACGGGCGCAacgaggtggtgaaggagagcCGTTTTATTACAATGCAGATGGGTTTCATAGTGCCTTTTGGACCCTGACAGATGCCGGGAGACGCATCTACGAAGAGAAATGGGGTCATAGAGGTTGTGACTTGGCGTCTGGCACATCCCTGACGCTCAAGGACCAGTGGCGTGTGGAGAAGGActgggaaaagaagaaggaggacaagaaaaATTAA
- a CDS encoding hypothetical protein (COG:O; EggNog:ENOG503PANI), with product MEGSLTGSQLGSQLSLLSKSSSVGMRAAPFVFGIDFGTTYTGVAWSARQGKVRPEHIHLVKNWDSVQYMNTEREKTPTAISYSSTKQVTSWGYNILTFDESVRWFKLLLLDDADLQEHLKDAPQLISARQRLLEMGKKPIDVIADYLRNLWSHVMADVEKAMTPSFVKSTPFRIIITVPAIWKSYMRERMREAANMAGLLDPRECGETELDFVSEPEAAAIATFTNMKGRPDIKVGTSITVVDAGGGTVDLISYQVVDTNRFAAREAVEGTGALCGAIFLDQEFETLVRDHVATDVWRQVPPQEIAEMMNQSWEHGIKQQFTLKQGPEKLWKVRLPARVVQLTGQADITLSSSTIAEIFDHVVSKILDLVDSQIETLEKKTGSGPNFVILVGGFGKSRYLWERLSSWLGDDCPVMQPSEPGPWTAICRGAVIRGTQDAEIKITSRISRSNYGHIYDTRFQQGVHDERDQMVDPITLETIAYAQIGWFVTKGENTTETSPRKQLYYRYYTINDPREYPCISEHLVSCDTVNPPTRIEPEVKNLCTIDFCSPIPFDDLPFSTNSHGQRYRYFCYSCLTSVDGASLKVVVEVNGETITSKNLSLNFESRPRPRDLAGTSIRNVSAPTTLPLQQKLSVGDDLSNKPNRESEQDDRSKLAGASKSDNERKQKAKHVDEDEALTVLSPTTTALPRTPSISLLHRTLRPSSSRWSLPKSASTISLLEHDSLRGTEEGDRRNTSNEGSSVSLAERRALRRERRRVEADHIVEVPE from the exons ATGGAGGGATCTCTCACAGGCTCGCAGCTGGGGAGCCAACTATCATTACTTTCGAAGTCTAGCAGCGTCGGAATGCGTGCGGCGCCGTTCGTGTTTGGAATTGATTTCGGAACCAC CTACACTGGTGTTGCATGGTCAGCGCGTCAGGGAAAGGTTCGGCCAGAGCATATACATCTCGTCAAAAATTGGGATAGCGTCCAATATATGAACACAGAACGGGAGAAGACACCAACAGCGATATCATACTCTTCCACCAAACAGGTCACATCTTGGGGATATAATATTCTCACCTTCGATGAATCTGTTCGGTGGTTCAAACTATTGCTTCTCGACGATGCGGACCTTCAAGAGCACCTCAAGGACGCCCCCCAGCTTATCAGTGCCAGACAGCggttgttggagatgggaaAGAAACCAATCGATGTCATTGCGGATTACTTGCGAAACCTCTGGAGTCATGTTATGGCCGACGTAGAAAAGGCGATGACACCCAGCTTCGTCAAGTCTACGCCATTCCGAATTATCATCACTGTCCCCGCGATTTGGAAGTCCTACATGAGAGAGAGAATGCGCGAAGCAGCGAATATGGCAGGCTTACTTGATCCTCGTGAATGTGGCGAAACCGAACTGGACTTCGTTTCTGAGCCTGAAGCTGCAGCAATTGCCACTTTCACCAACATGAAAGGCAGACCAGACATCAAA GTCGGGACATCCATAACTGTTGTCGACGCTGGGGGAGGCACGGTC GACTTGATCAGTTATCAGGTTGTGGATACCAACAGATTTGCTGCTAGGGAAGCGGTGGAAGGTACTGGGGCCCTTTGTGGAGCGATCTTTCTGGACCAGGAGTTCGAGACACTTGTTCGAGATCACGTTGCTACAGATGTTTGGCGCCAGGTCCCCCCACAAGAAATTGCAGAGATGATGAATCAGTCATGGGAACATGGTATCAAGCAACAATTTACATTGAAGCAGGGTCCTGAAAAGCTCTGGAAGGTGCGCCTTCCTGCTCGAGTGGTTCAACTAACTGGACAGGCGGACATCACATTGTCATC GTCTACTATCGCGGAAATATTTGATCATGTTGTCTCCAAGATATTGGATCTTGTTGACTCACAAATTGAGACActtgaaaagaaaacaggGTCAGGTCCGAAT TTTGTCATCTTGGTCGGAGGGTTTGGGAAATCTAGATACCTCTGGGAAAGGCTGAGTAGTTGGTTAGGTGATGACTGCCCAGTGATGCAGCCATCTGAGCCAGGACC ATGGACCGCCATATGCCGAGGCGCAGTCATACGGGGCACCCAAGATGCTGAAATCAAAATTACGTCCCGAATATCACGTAGCAACTATGGCCACATATACGATACTCGCTTTCAGCAAGGTGTACATGATGAGAGAGACCAAATGGTGGACCCCATCACTCTCGAAACAATTGCTTATGCTCAAATCGGATGGTTTGTTACGAAG GGTGAAAATACAACAGAGACGTCCCCTCGCAAGCAACTTTACTATCGATACTACACAATTAATGATCCGCGCGAGTACCCATGCATTTCAGAACACCTGGTCAGCTGCGACACAGTCAACCCCCCTACTAGAATCGAACCAGAGGTCAAGAATCTGTGCACGATTGACTTCTGCTCTCCAATTCCATTTGACGATCTTCCCTTCAGCACAAATTCTCATGGCCAGAGATATCGCTACTTTTGCTACTCGTGCCTCACCAGCGTTGACGGGGCATCATTAAAGGTCGTTGTGGAAGTCAACGGCGAGACAATAACATCCAAAAATCTTTCACTCAATTTTGAAAGCCGTCCCCGACCTCGGGATCTTGCCGGGACCTCAATCAGAAACGTATCAGCCCCTACCACCTTGCCATTGCAGCAGAAATTATCTGTTGGGGATGACTTGAGCAATAAGCCAAATCGAGAATCCGAACAAGACGACCGATCAAAGCTTGCCGGTGCGAGTAAAAGTGACAACGAGAGGAAGCAAAAGGCAAAGCatgttgacgaggatgaagctTTAACTGTCTTATCGCCGACCACTACCGCTCTTCCTAGAACACCGAGCATATCGCTTCTGCACAGGACCCTAAGACCTTCCTCGTCAAGGTGGTCGTTACCAAAGAGCGCGAGCACGATAAGTCTCTTGGAACACGATTCTCTCAGAGGTACGGAGGAAGGAGATAGAAGGAACACTTCCAACGAAGGCAGCTCAGTGAGCTTAGCGGAGAGGAGAGCACTAAGACGTGAACGTAGGAGAGTGGAAGCAGACCATATTGTTGAGGTTCCGGAGTAA